One window of the Mycobacterium haemophilum DSM 44634 genome contains the following:
- a CDS encoding zinc-dependent metalloprotease — MANPPFGFSSGDDSHHDESGRDESGRDQHGKNNPDSHASASDPSASFGMSGDFGMADLGQIFTQLGQMFTSAGTAMTADKQPGPVNYELARRVASSSIGFVAPIPATTNSAIGDAVHLAETWLDGVTALPAGTTKAEGWTPDDWVNNTLETWKRLCDPMAQQISTVWAASLPEEAKSMAGPLLSMMSQMGGMAFGSQLGQAFGRLSREVLTSTDIGLPLGPKGVAAILPQAVESFADGLEQPRSEILTFLAAREAAHHRLFSHVPWLASQLLGAVEAYAAGMKIDMSGIEELARDFNPASLSDPAAIEELLGQGVFEPKATPAQTQALERLETLLALIEGWVQVVVTAALGDRMPSAAALGETLRRRRASGGPAEQTFATLVGLELRPRKLREAAALWERLTQAVGADARDAVWQHPDLLPSGEDLDDPAGFIDRIIGGDTSGIDEAFSDLEAELKRDRGNPGGADPGSGGPVDN, encoded by the coding sequence GTGGCTAACCCGCCTTTCGGCTTCTCCTCCGGAGACGACTCCCACCACGATGAATCTGGCAGGGACGAATCGGGACGCGACCAGCACGGGAAAAACAATCCCGATTCTCACGCGAGCGCGTCAGACCCGTCAGCCTCGTTCGGCATGAGTGGGGACTTCGGCATGGCCGACCTGGGACAGATCTTCACCCAACTGGGTCAGATGTTCACCAGCGCTGGCACCGCGATGACCGCAGACAAACAACCGGGTCCGGTCAACTATGAATTGGCGCGACGAGTCGCGTCGAGTTCCATCGGGTTTGTCGCGCCCATCCCGGCCACCACAAACTCGGCAATCGGCGATGCGGTGCATCTCGCCGAGACCTGGCTGGACGGGGTCACCGCGCTGCCCGCGGGCACCACCAAAGCGGAAGGCTGGACACCCGACGACTGGGTCAACAACACCTTAGAGACTTGGAAACGACTCTGCGACCCGATGGCCCAACAGATCTCGACGGTGTGGGCGGCGTCGCTGCCTGAGGAGGCCAAGAGCATGGCCGGCCCGCTGCTGTCGATGATGTCGCAAATGGGCGGCATGGCGTTCGGTTCGCAATTGGGCCAAGCGTTTGGTCGATTATCCCGCGAGGTGCTGACCTCGACCGATATCGGTCTGCCGCTGGGGCCCAAGGGCGTGGCGGCGATACTGCCGCAAGCTGTCGAGTCCTTCGCCGACGGGCTCGAGCAGCCGCGCAGCGAGATCCTGACCTTCCTGGCTGCCCGTGAGGCCGCACACCACCGGTTGTTCAGTCATGTGCCCTGGCTGGCCAGTCAATTGCTGGGCGCCGTAGAGGCCTACGCCGCGGGTATGAAGATCGACATGAGCGGAATTGAGGAACTAGCACGCGACTTCAATCCGGCGTCGCTGTCCGATCCCGCCGCCATCGAAGAGTTACTAGGTCAGGGCGTTTTCGAGCCCAAGGCAACCCCGGCGCAGACCCAAGCGCTGGAACGGCTGGAGACCCTGCTGGCGCTGATCGAGGGCTGGGTGCAGGTAGTGGTGACCGCGGCGCTGGGCGACCGGATGCCAAGTGCGGCCGCGCTCGGCGAGACGCTGCGCCGGCGTCGGGCCAGCGGCGGCCCGGCCGAACAAACCTTCGCCACGCTGGTCGGCCTGGAGCTGCGGCCACGTAAGCTGCGGGAGGCCGCCGCGCTATGGGAGCGCTTGACCCAGGCTGTCGGTGCCGACGCCCGTGACGCCGTCTGGCAACACCCGGATCTGCTGCCCTCCGGGGAGGATCTTGACGACCCGGCCGGCTTCATTGACCGCATCATCGGCGGCGACACCAGCGGTATCGACGAGGCCTTTTCCGACTTGGAAGCCGAACTTAAGCGGGACCGCGGCAACCCCGGTGGTGCGGACCCCGGCTCTGGCGGTCCTGTGGATAACTGA
- a CDS encoding type II toxin-antitoxin system ParD family antitoxin: MRTMNISLPDSLKVFVEERVAQGGYGTSSEYVRELIRKDQDRAALRRLVLEGAASPPAAPADDAYFDGLRARIRHRRTG, encoded by the coding sequence ATGCGCACCATGAACATCTCACTACCCGATTCGCTCAAGGTGTTCGTGGAAGAGCGGGTTGCCCAGGGCGGGTACGGCACTAGTAGCGAGTATGTCCGCGAGTTGATCCGCAAGGATCAGGACCGCGCGGCCCTGCGTCGCCTGGTCCTCGAAGGTGCCGCTTCGCCGCCGGCCGCGCCCGCCGACGATGCTTACTTCGACGGCCTACGTGCCCGCATTCGGCACCGACGCACTGGATGA
- a CDS encoding cyclodehydratase, with product MPQVEPSLYALDPAMPVLLRPDGAVQVGWDPRKAVLVRPPCGLTAAELAALLRSMRSPTPIAELQRQAGGRGSTDPDGVANLVTQLVGAGVATRGCRPSRGRAASIRVHGRGPLSDLLVEALRCSGARIAHSSQSHAAVTSAVDLVVLSDYLVADPRMVRDLHSRGVPHLPVRVRDGTGLVGPLVIPGVTSCLACADLHRSDRDAAWPAIAAQLRDTIGVADRATLLATAALALSQVNRVIAAVRGQEPVPDPGPPSALNATLEFDLGAGSIVARQWTRHPLCSC from the coding sequence ATGCCGCAGGTTGAGCCTTCCCTCTATGCGCTGGACCCCGCGATGCCGGTGCTGCTGCGGCCCGACGGCGCGGTGCAGGTCGGGTGGGATCCCCGCAAGGCCGTGCTGGTCCGTCCACCGTGCGGCCTGACCGCAGCGGAGTTGGCGGCGCTGCTGCGGTCCATGCGATCACCCACACCGATCGCCGAGTTGCAGCGGCAGGCCGGCGGCCGGGGCTCGACGGACCCCGACGGCGTGGCGAACCTCGTGACGCAACTGGTTGGTGCCGGTGTCGCAACCCGCGGATGCCGGCCGTCACGCGGCCGGGCAGCGTCGATCCGAGTGCACGGCCGCGGCCCGCTGTCAGACCTGCTGGTGGAGGCGCTGCGCTGCTCTGGGGCCCGGATCGCGCACAGCAGCCAGTCGCATGCCGCGGTCACTTCCGCGGTGGATCTGGTGGTGTTGTCGGACTACCTGGTCGCCGACCCGCGCATGGTGCGCGATTTGCACAGCCGGGGTGTACCGCACCTTCCGGTTCGGGTCCGTGACGGCACCGGCCTGGTGGGGCCGCTGGTCATTCCCGGCGTGACCAGCTGCCTGGCCTGTGCAGACCTGCACCGCAGCGACCGCGACGCCGCCTGGCCGGCGATCGCCGCCCAGCTGCGAGACACCATCGGGGTGGCCGACCGGGCCACCCTGCTGGCCACCGCGGCACTGGCGCTTAGCCAGGTGAATCGGGTGATCGCGGCGGTGCGTGGGCAGGAGCCGGTACCCGATCCCGGGCCACCCTCGGCGCTGAACGCCACCTTAGAGTTCGATCTGGGCGCGGGCTCCATCGTCGCGCGCCAATGGACCAGACATCCGTTGTGTTCATGTTGA
- a CDS encoding type II toxin-antitoxin system RelE/ParE family toxin translates to MTIKPVIPRDQAIHDVEHAIDYYLDEEAAQAATDLIDALQAAYRLIGRHPGIGSPRYGYELDIPGLRGRALAHFPYTVLYVERTDHIDVLRVLHQRRDIPELLRSLDQD, encoded by the coding sequence ATGACGATCAAGCCGGTCATCCCGCGCGATCAGGCTATCCACGATGTCGAGCACGCGATTGACTACTACCTCGATGAGGAAGCGGCGCAAGCCGCGACAGATCTGATCGACGCGCTGCAGGCCGCCTACCGCCTGATCGGACGCCACCCTGGGATCGGTTCGCCCCGTTATGGCTACGAGCTCGATATTCCCGGGCTGCGCGGACGGGCGCTGGCGCACTTCCCGTATACGGTCTTGTACGTGGAGCGCACCGACCACATCGACGTTTTGCGTGTCTTGCATCAGCGTCGCGACATTCCGGAATTGCTGCGCAGTCTCGATCAGGACTAG
- a CDS encoding PDZ domain-containing protein has protein sequence MNRRILTLLVALVPILVFGVLLAVVTVPFVSLGPGPTFDTLGEVDGKQVVAIDGTHTYPTSGHLNMTTVSQRDDLTLGEALTLWLSGQEQLVPRDLIYPPGKSREDIDKANNADFKQSEDSAAYAALGYLKYPSAVTVATVSDPGPSVGKLKSGDAVDAVNGSPVANVEQFTGLLKNTKPGEVVTIDFRRKNEPPGVAQITLGANKDRDYGFMGVAVLDAPWAPFVVDFNLANVGGPSAGLMFSLAVVDKLTTGDLVGSTFVAGTGTISVDGKVGPIGGIAHKMVAARAAGATVFLVPAKNCYEASSDNRTGLRLVKVESLSQAVDALHAMTSGGQLPSC, from the coding sequence GTGAACAGGCGGATTCTCACCTTGTTGGTCGCGCTGGTGCCGATTCTGGTCTTCGGCGTGTTGCTCGCGGTGGTGACGGTGCCGTTCGTGTCGCTGGGCCCCGGTCCCACCTTTGACACACTCGGTGAGGTCGACGGCAAGCAGGTCGTCGCGATCGACGGCACGCACACGTACCCGACGTCCGGTCACCTCAACATGACGACGGTGTCCCAGCGTGACGATCTGACCTTGGGCGAAGCCCTGACACTGTGGCTGTCCGGCCAAGAACAACTGGTGCCGCGCGACCTCATCTACCCGCCGGGCAAGTCGCGCGAAGACATTGACAAGGCCAACAACGCTGATTTCAAACAGTCCGAGGACAGCGCGGCCTACGCCGCACTGGGATACCTGAAGTACCCGTCTGCAGTGACCGTGGCCACGGTCAGCGATCCCGGTCCGTCGGTGGGCAAACTGAAGTCCGGTGATGCCGTCGACGCGGTCAATGGCAGCCCGGTGGCCAATGTCGAGCAGTTCACCGGATTGCTGAAGAACACCAAGCCCGGCGAGGTGGTGACCATCGACTTTCGTCGCAAGAATGAGCCACCCGGTGTCGCTCAGATCACGCTGGGTGCGAACAAAGATCGCGACTACGGCTTTATGGGTGTCGCGGTGCTGGATGCGCCGTGGGCGCCGTTCGTGGTGGATTTCAACCTCGCCAACGTGGGCGGGCCCTCGGCCGGACTGATGTTTAGCCTGGCGGTTGTCGACAAGCTGACCACCGGTGACTTGGTGGGGTCGACGTTCGTCGCGGGCACCGGCACCATCAGCGTCGACGGCAAGGTGGGCCCCATCGGGGGCATCGCCCACAAGATGGTCGCCGCCCGCGCTGCCGGCGCCACGGTGTTTCTGGTGCCCGCGAAGAACTGCTACGAGGCGAGCTCCGATAACCGCACCGGCCTGCGGTTGGTGAAGGTCGAGAGCCTCAGCCAAGCGGTGGACGCGCTGCACGCGATGACGTCGGGGGGTCAACTGCCGAGCTGCTAA